In Hoeflea ulvae, one genomic interval encodes:
- a CDS encoding cation diffusion facilitator family transporter → MAGHHHHHVDPDAGDARVFWAVIVNLGLTVAQVIGGILSGSLAMIADAVHNLSDALSLIIAFFARKIARRPADAAMTFGYGRAEVVAALINYTTLIVIGLYLIYEAVIRFIEPSGVDGWLVVIIAGIALAVDVATAMLTYSLSKDSVNIRAAFLHNVADALGSIAVIFAGTLIILYDWQIIDPLVTLLIAGYILWMSLSEIGGVIRILMLGSPPELDAGEVLAAMKQVDGVTSAHHLHLWQMQEHQAALDAHLVIDPDRWTNADAIKQAVKDLLKRDFDLSHTTLEIECSRHACVGAEAIGG, encoded by the coding sequence ATGGCGGGCCATCATCATCATCACGTCGACCCCGATGCCGGCGACGCGCGCGTGTTCTGGGCGGTGATCGTCAATCTCGGGCTGACGGTGGCGCAGGTCATCGGCGGCATCCTGTCGGGCAGCCTGGCAATGATTGCCGATGCCGTCCACAATCTCTCGGACGCGCTGTCGCTGATCATCGCGTTTTTTGCCCGCAAGATCGCCCGGCGGCCGGCGGATGCGGCAATGACATTTGGCTATGGCCGAGCCGAAGTGGTGGCCGCGCTGATCAATTACACCACGCTGATCGTCATCGGTTTGTACCTGATCTACGAGGCGGTGATCCGGTTTATCGAGCCCTCCGGCGTCGATGGCTGGCTGGTGGTCATCATTGCCGGGATTGCGCTCGCCGTCGATGTGGCAACCGCGATGCTGACCTATTCGCTGTCAAAGGACAGCGTCAACATCCGCGCCGCGTTCCTGCACAATGTCGCCGATGCGCTGGGGTCCATTGCGGTGATCTTCGCCGGAACGCTGATCATTCTCTATGACTGGCAGATCATCGACCCGCTCGTCACCCTGCTGATCGCCGGTTACATCCTGTGGATGTCGTTGTCCGAGATCGGCGGCGTCATCCGCATCCTGATGCTCGGCAGCCCGCCGGAACTCGACGCGGGCGAGGTGCTTGCCGCCATGAAACAGGTCGACGGCGTGACCAGCGCCCATCATCTGCATCTGTGGCAGATGCAGGAGCACCAGGCAGCCCTTGACGCCCATCTGGTCATCGACCCCGATCGCTGGACCAATGCCGACGCCATCAAGCAGGCGGTCAAGGACCTGCTCAAGCGGGATTTTGACCTCAGCCACACGACGCTGGAAATCGAATGCTCGCGCCATGCCTGCGTCGGGGCGGAAGCGATCGGCGGCTGA